In a single window of the Papaver somniferum cultivar HN1 chromosome 8, ASM357369v1, whole genome shotgun sequence genome:
- the LOC113302557 gene encoding ubiquinol-cytochrome-c reductase complex assembly factor 1-like isoform X1, with the protein MLPRWSRAITHLSKLGLQKYSMEPQKNAYFAYRNYAKVAAATTLDSRVKEFTRTSEVNSLNKMFWSKPYSLALPSDSPLRVEEPHFDGIKRILLKLALFYTKQSKSIRWANAIYMRVVSQVDKPAIYDVFNLEKTFKTTFSLLVLHMWLCLRRLKEEGKEGVEMGQYVYEIHTHDVELRVSKAGVNLLLIKWVKELEKIFYGNIVAYDAAMLPDAKQDELMKVLWRNVFSDDGSEMPIDAAKDTVQYTCPRTINKEVIWLTSGMCSRDPCPTYAKQAMSRYVRREYQCLSLTDKESLFSGNFKFTSLESPKVPDHPVK; encoded by the exons ATGTTGCCAAGATGGAGCAGAGCTATTACTCATCTCTCCAAATTAGGTTTACAAAAATACAGTATGGAACCCCAAAAGAATGCTTACTTTGCTTACCGAAACTACGCAAAGGTTGCCGCAGCAACTACATTGGATTCTCGTGTTAAGGAGTTTACAAGAACATCAGAG GTTAACAGCCTGAATAAAATGTTCTGGTCTAAACCTTATTCCTTGGCGTTGCCCTCTGATTCACCCCTCAGAGTTGAAGAGCCACATTTTGATGGGATCAAGCGTATTCTTCTCAAGCTAGCGCTGTTTTATACCAAACAGAGCAAATCCATTCGATGGGCAAATGCGATATATATGCGCGTCGTTTCACAAGTTGATAAGCCTGCTATTTATGACG TGTTTAACTTGGAGAAAACATTTAAGACAACATTTTCTTTGCTTGTACTGCACATGTGGCTCTGCTTACGGCGTTTGAAAGAAGAAGGAAAGGAAGGTGTTGAAATGGGTCAATACGTTTATGAGATCCACACTCATGATGTAGAGCTGAGAGTTTCCAAGGCTGGG GTGAACTTACTGCTGATTAAATGGGTGAAGGAATTGGAGAAGATATTCTATGGGAATATTGTTGCTTATGATGCTGCCATGCTTCCAGATGCTAAACAGGATGAGCTTATGAAAGTGCTTTGGAG GAATGTATTCTCTGATGATGGCTCCGAGATGCCAATTGATGCTGCAAAAGATACAGTTCAG TATACTTGTCCAAGGACCATCAATAAAGAAGTTATCTGGCTCACCTCCGGGATGTGTTCGAGGGATCCTTGTCCTACTTATGCAAAGCAG GCAATGTCAAGGTATGTTCGTCGGGAGTATCAGTGCTTGTCTTTAACAG ATAAGGAATCTTTGTTTTCTGGCAACTTCAAGTTCACTTCATTAGAGAGCCCAAAAGTGCCTGATCATCCAGTGAAGTGA
- the LOC113302557 gene encoding ubiquinol-cytochrome-c reductase complex assembly factor 1-like isoform X2, translating into MLPRWSRAITHLSKLGLQKYSMEPQKNAYFAYRNYAKVAAATTLDSRVKEFTRTSEVNSLNKMFWSKPYSLALPSDSPLRVEEPHFDGIKRILLKLALFYTKQSKSIRWANAIYMRVVSQVDKPAIYDVFNLEKTFKTTFSLLVLHMWLCLRRLKEEGKEGVEMGQYVYEIHTHDVELRVSKAGVNLLLIKWVKELEKIFYGNIVAYDAAMLPDAKQDELMKVLWRNVFSDDGSEMPIDAAKDTVQAMSRYVRREYQCLSLTDKESLFSGNFKFTSLESPKVPDHPVK; encoded by the exons ATGTTGCCAAGATGGAGCAGAGCTATTACTCATCTCTCCAAATTAGGTTTACAAAAATACAGTATGGAACCCCAAAAGAATGCTTACTTTGCTTACCGAAACTACGCAAAGGTTGCCGCAGCAACTACATTGGATTCTCGTGTTAAGGAGTTTACAAGAACATCAGAG GTTAACAGCCTGAATAAAATGTTCTGGTCTAAACCTTATTCCTTGGCGTTGCCCTCTGATTCACCCCTCAGAGTTGAAGAGCCACATTTTGATGGGATCAAGCGTATTCTTCTCAAGCTAGCGCTGTTTTATACCAAACAGAGCAAATCCATTCGATGGGCAAATGCGATATATATGCGCGTCGTTTCACAAGTTGATAAGCCTGCTATTTATGACG TGTTTAACTTGGAGAAAACATTTAAGACAACATTTTCTTTGCTTGTACTGCACATGTGGCTCTGCTTACGGCGTTTGAAAGAAGAAGGAAAGGAAGGTGTTGAAATGGGTCAATACGTTTATGAGATCCACACTCATGATGTAGAGCTGAGAGTTTCCAAGGCTGGG GTGAACTTACTGCTGATTAAATGGGTGAAGGAATTGGAGAAGATATTCTATGGGAATATTGTTGCTTATGATGCTGCCATGCTTCCAGATGCTAAACAGGATGAGCTTATGAAAGTGCTTTGGAG GAATGTATTCTCTGATGATGGCTCCGAGATGCCAATTGATGCTGCAAAAGATACAGTTCAG GCAATGTCAAGGTATGTTCGTCGGGAGTATCAGTGCTTGTCTTTAACAG ATAAGGAATCTTTGTTTTCTGGCAACTTCAAGTTCACTTCATTAGAGAGCCCAAAAGTGCCTGATCATCCAGTGAAGTGA